The DNA sequence TTACTGGCAAGCATTCTATGCCTTAGCTCTTCAGCAGGCAATGTGTCGTTAACATGGATACGGTTCATCTGTACCTCCAGCTATTGTTGTTCTGGAGATACTATAATCATAATTTGGATTTATGCAAGCGAATTAGTATTAGCTTGTGGTTGTCGCTTGATTATCTCATAGATCTGGGAATTATACATGATGATATAAGCTGGGATGCCTTCACTGGCAGCCAACTCATTGCGCCAATCCCGCAAGGCATCATATTGGGCGCGTTCAAGTTCACTCATGCCTTCCAGATCTGGTTTCCCAGTTCTTTCCCGGCGAGCCTGATACTCAATAAAGAATGAGTAGTATATACTGCCCTGACTATTGATAAATTCCTTCTCAATTCTTACTACGCTGTGCTCACGACAAAAGCGGTTGAATTCATGATCGTCGAATTCACCTGTGTCATGGTTGAATTTCACTAAAATCAAGCGATACATAATCTCTCTCTAAAAAATCCCGCGGGCAGGGGGAAGAATCCCCCTGCACCCCCACGGGATCGCAGATTCATAGCTTTGTCCCTTCGCCCTGAAGCAAGCAAAAGGCAAAAAGGACAAAAAACAAAAATCAAGGGGAAACCCTGACGCAGCGAAAGCCTAAACTGCCGTTGTAGCTGTTAGTAGCATCGTTGTAGCTCCGATGGGAAACGGTGCAGTAGTTGGCACTGTTGAACCAGCTACCGCCGCGTAACACACGGTGAGACCCGCTACTTGCTCCCGTAGGATTATTTTGTGAACCACTTTGATAGCTGCCGTAAATGTCCCAGTTCCACTCCCAAACGTTGCCAGACATATCAAATATGCCCAGTTCATTGGCTGCCTTGGTTCCTACTGTGTGGGTTGTACTGCCGGAATTGGAACTATACCATGCTACCGCATTGATGTCATTGCTACCACTATAGGTGTAATTATTGTTCTGGTTACCGCCCTGCGCCGCAAACTGCCACTCTGCCTCAGTAGGCAATCGATAGCCAGTGGCAGTCCAGCTGCAGCTTACATTGGTGTGGTTGCCACTACTTGTATTCCAACCCGCAGGCCAGGTTGCTGGATTAGTCCCGTAGGTGCTGTAGCTGTAACAAGGTGTAAGCCCTTCCTGCAGGCTCCTTCGGTTGCAGTACTCGATGGCGTTGAACCAGCTCACACAGTAGACAGGATAGTTGCTGCCGACCCCATATTCGGAAGCAGGATTGCTACCCATCACAGCTTGGTAGCCGGCCTGGGTAAGTTCATATTTATCCAGATAAAAGCTGCTGACCGTAACATTCGAAGTACCATTATTGAAAGTGCCTCCGGATACCAAAACAAAACTCGCGGGTATAGTAGGAAGAGATATTGTATAGCTCGCGCTGGCTACGGCACTGTCCCTCATCCCGTTTCTGTAGGCTTTGGCTTTCAATGTTGTCGTCTCTGAAACACGAATAGGAACGGAGTAAATTAGTGATGTCGAGTTTGGGTCGCTGCCGTCTGTAGTGTACTGAATAGTGGTGCCCAGGGTAGAGGTTGTAATGATAATCTCCACAGCACCTTCATAAGCTCCTCCAGCGGGGCTGAAGACAGGCTTGGAAACCTGTTCATCGGGCTCGGTAGGTTTGCTGCAGCCTGCCAAAATGAGTCCTGTGAACAATGCCAATAAAATGAAGCCTCGTATCATAATTGTTTTCATTAAGTAGCTCCTTAACTAAATGTCATGCAATTTGTAGCGCCGGGTCTGACCATGGTATCCTCTATTGACCCGATGATAGCATTAGTATCACCCAGATACCATATTTCCCCGCCGTTGGGGCAAAGAATAGAAAGTGACGGATCGACGGTGTCGTTTACTACCGGGGCTGAGGTTCCGTAGCCGGATAACGCTATCAGTCCGGAAGTAGTGAGGCTGAACAGGATGCCAATCAGCATAGCTGTTTTCATGGGTTCCTCCACATTTTGTTGTTTATTTTGTTAGATAAGAAAGCACAAAGTGCGATAATACCAGATGCATTAAACAACAAAATTGGTCAAGAAAAAAATGGGGGGGGGGTAAGTTATTGAACAGCATTTAATTATATGCATTTTACTTTCATTGAACAGTGGCTTTTTCACA is a window from the Candidatus Cloacimonadaceae bacterium genome containing:
- a CDS encoding HRDC domain-containing protein is translated as MYRLILVKFNHDTGEFDDHEFNRFCREHSVVRIEKEFINSQGSIYYSFFIEYQARRERTGKPDLEGMSELERAQYDALRDWRNELAASEGIPAYIIMYNSQIYEIIKRQPQANTNSLA
- a CDS encoding SUMF1/EgtB/PvdO family nonheme iron enzyme, translated to MKTIMIRGFILLALFTGLILAGCSKPTEPDEQVSKPVFSPAGGAYEGAVEIIITTSTLGTTIQYTTDGSDPNSTSLIYSVPIRVSETTTLKAKAYRNGMRDSAVASASYTISLPTIPASFVLVSGGTFNNGTSNVTVSSFYLDKYELTQAGYQAVMGSNPASEYGVGSNYPVYCVSWFNAIEYCNRRSLQEGLTPCYSYSTYGTNPATWPAGWNTSSGNHTNVSCSWTATGYRLPTEAEWQFAAQGGNQNNNYTYSGSNDINAVAWYSSNSGSTTHTVGTKAANELGIFDMSGNVWEWNWDIYGSYQSGSQNNPTGASSGSHRVLRGGSWFNSANYCTVSHRSYNDATNSYNGSLGFRCVRVSP